A window of Canis lupus baileyi chromosome 3, mCanLup2.hap1, whole genome shotgun sequence genomic DNA:
CTTGgggtctctctgcctccccttctaCCCTCTCTGAATAGGGAAGGTTCTGGGCTGAATGATGAGGGCTGAGGGCTCAGCACCTGTGGTAGGGAGTGCTGGGCTCATCCACCTTCATGAATCCATAGTCCTTGTCAGCAGGGTGGTAGGTGGCCAGAATATTCATCTCATCCCACCGCTGAGACTTTTTCCTGGAATAGGGGTAGGACCcaagagaggagaaggaaatcTTCCAGTGACCTTCCCTTCACAACCCTCCCTCGTTCCTTCAGTTATTCAAAAACCTTTCTCTTGTATCCTCTCGTGATCTCAGAGGCGCAGGAGCCTGAGGATGGCGAGGCGAGGGTGCCATACCTGATGATAATCACATACTGGCCTGACAACGTTTACTGGGCCCCAGCTGCGGCCCCAGAGAGCCTGGAACCCGAGAATTCCCAGCTCACAGCCCTCAGCCGCTCTCCTTCCTAGTTCTTAGGACACCACCCTCTCCCCTAGCTCCGCCCCCTCCAGTGTCGGGAACCCCGCCCTCCGGGCTCCGCGCCGCTGCCCCCTGAGCGGGGCTCCTTACTTGTCCGCATGGAGGCACTTCTGCATCAAGATGGAGCTGCTGTTTTTTAGGATGCTCCGGGGTCGGCCCTCACCAGGTTTGTGGGAGTGCGAGCAAGTTGACCCGGAGCGCGGCGGACTGCATCCCGAGTTGTACACCCCAGAGCCCCCAGACCCGAGGCCGCAGGTCCCGGATACACTGGTTCCAGGGAAGGGGGCATTGAATCCGTCAGGGTTTGGGCAGGACCCGGCGCTCAGGCCCGCAACCTCCCCAGGGTGCTGGCTGGGCCCGGAACCGGGGACTGCTACCCTCGCCGAGGGCCGGCTAACTCTAGGACTGCGAGTTACGATCCCTCCAGAGTGCAGGGGGGGCTCAGAACCGTGAAACAAGGCAGCACCGGAGGGCGGCCCGGCATCTGCCTCGACTCCTCCGACGCCTCCTAGCGCTCCCCTGCTCGCCCCTCCCGGAGACTCCCCACCGAGGCCGCCAGCGGCCCCCACAGCCTCCGGCTTCTCCATGGCCCCTCCCGGGGGCCCCTCTCAGCTGCCCCGCCCCCACATAAccccgccccgaggccccgcccccaccgcgcCGGGCGGGGGACGCTCTGGCAGAGGCCCGGGTCCACTTCCGCTCCGCTCTCCGGGGCCGCGATCCGGGGTTCCAGACTCTAAGTAGGGCCCTCGGGCTGGGGGGTTGCCCTCTggttgcctctctctgtcccaccCAAAGGCCTTCTTTGTCTCTGGGATTTGTTCCCGCCCTTCTTCCCCATCACCGCCTTCATCCGAATTATCCAATCACAATCGGGGGTCCCGGTTACGGGCGAAAAGCCTTGATTGTGACGTCACAGCCTTTCAGCCTCAGCGCGAGCTCGCAGAGTTGGGCTGGGGGCTTGTTCCTAGCTCGGGGGtctttttgggggggcgggggtcaatTCCTCAGCGCCGTTGCTGGAAACCACCTGCCAAGGTTTCACTGGACTGTTTATCCGTGGCTTTAAGATTTAAGGGTCTGGCTGGATGGGAGTTCACGGTGGGCTTATCTGGAAGTACTGCCAACCCCTTTAGCCTCCGCCGGCCCCCTCCCCAAAGTTGGCCTGCTGTGCCCCTCACGAGAGGTGTGATACAAAGCGACGAGGTTGCGACAGTGTCGCAAAGACGTAGCCGCGCGGCGCCGAGGTGTTCATTTATAAAGCGCCCGGCTCCCTTCCCCAGGTCCTAAGGCCGCTGCTCACCCACTGCGAAGGCTGTGGCGCGAGGGGAACACACCCCCTCCGCCCGCCGTAAAGCGGCTTCCTAGAGGGGCCGCGTACCTCGGCGAGGGCGGGGTCGTCGGCGCCGCTGTTGCCAAGCTGAAGGTGGGGCGGACCCCCTGCGTCGTAAAGGGGCCTGCGGCTGTCGTTTCCTCTTCTGTCGCAAAAGCTCCCTGTCCTAGCCCACACGCCTTTGAGAGCCTCGCCGTCACCCCGCCGTGCCGTAAAGCAAGCCTGCCCGACCCCGTCGTCCTCCGTTCCCACCGTGGTGGGTTACTAGTTCCCTAGCCCGGGATGCTTCCTCGCCCGGCAGTGCCGTAAAGCATACCCGGCCCCAGCGCGGAATCCCGTTCCCTCTGGGTGTCTGTGCGTCGCGGTTGCCACGGTGCCGCCAAGCGCGGCTGTCGCGCGGCCCCGGTGTCAGCGGCGATGGCGGCGGGGTCGGGTGGGAGCGGGGGCTCCGGGGGTGGCCCCGGGCCGGggcctggcgggggtgggggccccGGCGGGAGCGGCGCAGGGCCGGGGTCCGGCGGGGAGTTGCACCCCCGCACCGGGCGCCTGGTGAGCCTGTCGGCCTGCGGGCGTACCGCGCGGCGGCAGCAGCCGGGCCAGGAGTTTAACCACGGGCTGGTGTTGAGCCGGGAGCCCTTGCGCGATGGACGCGTCTTCACCGTCCGCATCGACCGCAAGGTGCGGAGCGGGGCCCgcgggagggaggcgggagggggcgaGCGGGAGACGCGGGGCGGGACGGCCGGGCTGGCCTCCGCCGCCGGCTGCCGAGAGCGAACCGACACACCGTCGCGGCACCAGGCGGCGGgcggggaaggggagagggacggcgaGAGCTTTAGATTGCTCGAGACCCCGGAGCAGGGAACGGACACGGGACGCTGCCACCCCAGGGGTGGTTAGGGTCCAGATCTCCCGGGATGGTTTCTGGGGAGGTGAAAAGATGGAGGGATGTCGGGGATGTGGTAGGAGCGCAGGAGAGAAGCCGGGGAAGGACCGGCCGTTGGAGGATCAGCTGGGGCGAAGAGGTGGGTGAGGAGAGACCCTCAGGGGGGCCGAGGGGAGGTGTGCCTGCTTGTGTGCCCCTCGGAGAAGAGGCCAGGTGCACACAGATGGAACTTGGGAAGAGAGGGAATCTGAGTGGAGCAGGAGCCCTGGAGAAAAtgaggtcgggggtggggggaattgggaggggggaggagggtggtAGACAGGAGCTAGGAGGATGGGCATGGAGAGCCGGGAACTTGGATGCTGGAAGCCAGGGGGGCTGCAGCCAGGGCATGGTGGTGTTGGGGACAGATCCCAGAGTGGGGGCAGAGTTGCTGGGGTACAGCGGGCCCAGCAGTCCCTGAGACAGTCCAGATGATTGCTCACAGGACCACCTCTCTAGAGTCGTGTCTTGGGTCTCAATAGAGAAAAGCCAGTTAGCTGTTAGGGGTGTGGAGAGAGGGGGACACGTGGTTTGTGAAATGTGGTTTCCTAGTGGTTGGGGACCCACGGTAGCCCATCCTGAGCCTCTGTCCACCACCCTTATCACAGGTCAACTCCTGGAGTGGCTCCATTGAGATTGGGGTGACGGCCCTAGACCCCAGTGTTCTGGACTTCCCAAGCAGCGCCACAGGGCTGAAGGGGGGCTCATGGGTAGTGTCAGGCTGCTCGGTGTTGAGGGATGGACGCTCTGTGCTGGAGGAGTATGGTCAGGACCTGGACCAGCTTGGTGAAGGGGACCGTGTGGGCGTGGAGCGCACAGTTGCTGGGGAGCTGCGGCTCTGGGTGAATGGGCGGGACTGTGGTGTTGCCGCCACGGGCCTCCCCGCCCGGGTCTGGGCCGTGGTGGACCTTTACGGCAAGTGCACCCAGATCACCGTGCTGCCCCCCGAGCCAGGTTTCAGCCCCCCTGCTCCCATCCCCACACCTCCCCTCGAGCCCTCTGCACCCCCTGAAGATTCCACCTTGACTGAACAGGCGACCTCTGGGGATGAAGGTGAGAACCCAGCCAGGGCCGAGGGGAAGAGGcggggcagggggagtggcagaaggcaTGGGTGACTAGTGACCATGGAGTCTGGGTTCGGGTAGGGCCACTCAGACCCCAGTCTGCTGAAGGGGAAGCAGGGGCTACAGGAGGGGTGTCCTGGTTGTGGGCCCCGCAGCAGGGGCTGGACCCTCATTCCCCTCCCACCCCGCCTGGTCCCCAGCCTTCATGGTGTCCCCAGCGCAGCCCCGGCCGGAGACGTTTCCTAACAGCCTTGAGTCGCATAATGGTGAGGGCACCCTGGAGGCTTTGGGAAGGGGAATGGGAAGTGAGGCGGAAGGTGAGGGGAGGGGGCCCTCAGGAGAGGATTAGGGGGAGAGTGGAGGGCCTGAACGTGTAGAGCCTCATTCCGGCTTCCCTCCCCTGTCCTGCCGCCTAGACTTTGCCAGCATGGAGCTCTCTGAGGTGGTGGGCAACGCCATCCTTTCTGCCTACAACGGGGGGCTCCTAAATGTGAACCTGAGCTCCCCACCGGCAGGGGAAGGACTGGGGTCTGGCGGGGCTGCCACCTCGCCCATCCTCACCTCCAACGACGCCCTGCTCTTTCACGAGAAGTGTGGGACTCTCATCAAACTCAGCAACAACAATAAGACAGCTGAGCGCCGCCGGCCCCTGGACGAATTCAACAACGGGGTTGTCATGACCAACCGCCCTCTCCGGGACAATGAGATGTTTGAGGTGTGTGAGGTCCTGGGCCCTGGCTGGTACCTCACCCTCTGGGAACCAaaaatggggctcgatccctgacATTGGAAGGGTGGGGCCGAGGGTCCTCTCTCCACATTGAcatgccctcctctccctcctgctgtcgCTCCCCCCAAGATCCGCATTGACAAGCTCGTAGACAAGTGGTCGGGCTCCATTGAGATTGGTGTCACCACCCACAACCCCAACAACCTGGAGTACCCTGCCACCATGACCAATTTACAGTCAGGTACCAGCCCTGGCGGGGCGGGGACACCTTCCCATGGTGAAGGAAGGCCTGGCCTGATGCCGGGCGTCTGCCTTCCCACAGGCACCATCATGATGAGCGGCTGTGGGATCCTGACCAATGGCAAGGGCACCCGCCGGGAGTACTGTGAATTCAGCCTGGATGAGCTGCAGGTAAGGGGTGGGCGTGCAGTCTGGGCCGCGCTCTGGGGCAGCCTTGTTACCCAGCACCCCTGCCCGGGCACCCCAGTCTCCGCTGTGACCTGGAACAAGGCTTCTGATCTTTCTCCGAGAGGTTCCTTCTGAGAAGGCACGGTTGCCTGGTAGTTAGGCACTCAGATTTCAGAgccagaggttttctttttttctgagggGTCGTGTGGGGTCATGACTACAGTCAAGAAGCTTGCTCACTATGTTtggtatgggtttctttttttcttttcttctccacgCCTGAGATGAGCTCATGAATTGCTTGGAGAGGTGGCTAAGGTGCTGTGTATGAGGTGGCTTCACCCTGTGCCAGACTTGCTGTGAGGGAGGGTTCAGGGGCTCAAGACTCAGGTGCCTTTGGGGCTGTTCCCCTGCGGCCTGGGCCAGAGCCTGATTGGAGGCGGATTCCAGATCTTTGTTTTTCTGCTCTGACTAGGAGGGCGACCACATTGGTCTCACAAGGAAGTCCAACTCAGCCCTGCACTTCTTTATCAATGGCATTGATCAGGGTAAGGAGATACCTGAGGCAGGCCATTGGGCTAGGGCTTTCGGTGTTGGGCAGGGGTCTGTACCTCACCGTCCTGTGTCTCCCTGATGCTGGTCTCCCCAtattccttccctctctgccttctccccgGCAGGCGTGGCTACCCCACTGACACCCCCAGTGGTGTACGGCGTGGTGGACTTGTACGGGATGGCTGTGAAGGTGACCATCGTCCACAATAACAACCACAGCGACCGGCTGCGTCGAAACAATGCCATCCTGCGGGCACTGTCCCCCGAGGGCGCCCTGCGTCGCGCCACTCCTGCCACCCAGGCAGAGCCCGAGCGCCTGCTCTTCCACCCTAACTGCGGGCAGAAGGCAGCTATCACCCACGAGGGACGCACTGCCCTGAGGCCCCAGTATGGCCCATGGTGTGGGGAGAAGCCTGCTGCAGGGACTCTAACAGGATCGGAGGAGGGGTGGAGAAGCAGGAGGCAGGCGTGGGGGGGGGTGTGTGGCTTCTGACCTGGGGAGTTCTTGATAGTATGGGGGGGTGCCTCCTGGAGAGTGAAGTTCAGCCACGTGGCTCAGCaccacaggtgtgaggtgggcaCTGGCGGGCTAAGCTTTGGTGTGCTCAGTTACGCATTCGCTGTGCCCTCAGTGCCACAGATGACTTCAACCATGGCGTGGTGCTGAGTAGCAGAGCCCTGCGGGACGGAGAGGTGTTTCAGGTGCGCATCGACAAGATGGTGGACAAGTGGGCTGGCTCCATTGAGATTGGTGTCACCACCCACAACCCTGCCTACCTCCAGTTGCCCTCCACCATGACCAACTTGCGCTCTGGTGAGCTCCCAAGGAGGGCGGGGCCAGGATCAGGTCCTAAGGGGGAAGCTGCCCCCACAGCCCCCACGGAGCTGGCTTGTTCTTGTTTTGCTGCGGCGGCCTGCCACGGGGGCGAGGAGTGCCGTGGGGGCTGTGAAGGGCAGGGGGCCCGGGGCTCACTTATGTGCTCTGTGTTTCCTCGTTCTCCTAGGGACCTGGATGATGACCGGGAATGGGGTGATGCACAACGGAACGACCATTTTGGACGAGTATGGGCACAATCTGGACCGCCTCAAGGTGGGGGAGCAGGTGTGCCGCCCAGGCCTGGTGATGGGGGGCAGGCCCATCGGGGCTGCTATAGGACTAGCCCAGGCGGGAACTCTGCCTGACTCCTCACTCCAGCCCCCCTTCTTCCAAGGCAGGGGACACTGTGGGCGTGGTGCGGCGGGAGGACGGGACCCTGCACTTCTTCGTCAACGGGATGACCCAGGGCCCTGCGGCCTGGAATGTGCCCCCTGGCGTCTACGCTGTTGTGGACCTCTATGGCCAGGCAGCCCAAGCTACCATTGTGGATGACGTGGGTGAGGGCTGGGATGGGTAGGAGCtggggggtgctggggtggcctGGGGTGGCTACCGCCCAGGCCTGGTAGGAGctggggggtggctggggggcCTCGGAGACCACTGGAAGCCTAACGGGTGATGACCACTCTCACAGAGGTGCCCCCGGCCCCTGAGCCCCTCTCTGAAGGGAACAACCAGGTGTCTCCCAGCTCCCCATCATCAGGGGCCGGGGGCTCTGACCTGCGCTTCCATCAGCTGCACGGCAGTAATGCAGTCATCACCAACGGGGGCCGCACCGCACTCCGGCACAACTGCCGCAGCGAGTTCAATGACGCCATCGTCATCTCCAACCGGTCAGTGTTGGCGCTGTCACGGCCCCAGCCTCCCGCCGCCCAGCCTTGGCCACCCAACTGGGGCCTGATTGCCGCTGTCTCTGGCAGGGCCCTGCGGGACGGAGAGCTGTTTGAAATCGTTATTCAGAAGATGGTGGACCGCTGGTCAGGCTCCATTGAGGCTGGTAAGGGGCACCTGTGCATTTCTGCATgcgtgcatgcacgtgtgtgacAGACTCTGTGTGCTGGGGATGGTGCTGGCTGCCCGTTGCTGGAGCCTTGGTTCTGACCCCCTGCTGCTACCTCCTAGGAGTGACTGCCATTCGGCCGGAAGACCTCGAATTCCCCAACACCATGACAGACATTGACTACGACACATGGATGCTGAGGTTAGGCTGCCTGTGGGGACAGCCAGCCTGGCAGGGTCAGGTGGAGCTAGTGAGGATGAGGGAAGCCAGCTTTGGGGCCTTCGGTGGCCCTGGACAACGACAGGTCCAAGGGATCGGGTcgctcttttctttccattctgggAAGTGCTCCCATGTCACCACGCACCCCACGGTGGCCcagcttccttttctcctcttatGGCAGCTCCCGCTTTTCTCTGTGGGTGGTCCCCAGAGGTATGGGAGACAGGATTGGGTCTCAGACCCCAGATGAAGATCCTGATGCAAGGCACTGGAAGGTTCTGACGATCAGAGACTGCTCAGAGGCCTGTGTGGGGAAGAGGCGGGAGGCTCAGCGGTCCTTCTGTCCTCTCTCCAGTGGCACGGCCATCATGCAAGACGGGAACACGATGCGCAACAACTACGGGTGTGACCTGGACGCCCTGGGCACGGGTGCACGCATCGGCATGATGCGAACAGCCAAGGGTGACCTGCACTACTTCATCAACGGCCAGGACCAAGGCGCCGCCTGCTCAGGCTTGCCTCCGGGTAAAGGTGACTGCTCTGTGCCTTTTGGCCCGCCACCCTCATGCCAGCTCAGCCCGGGCTCTCGGGCTTCTGATCCCCTCCTTCTCCATCCAGAGGTGTACGCAGTAGTGGATCTTTACGGCCAGTGTGTCCAAGTGTCCATCACCAATGCCACCGGCCCCATGGACAACAGCTTGGCAACCAGCAACACTGCCACCGAGAAATCCTTCCCTTTGCACTCCCCAGGTTCAGCGCGTGGGGAGGGCGGGTGGGCTATGCTTGCAAGCCGGGGGCTGGAGGGATGCGGCGACAGCGGACGGGGAGCTGCTCAAGGACAGGGCAGCCCCCTCAGCTACAGACCCAGGGGAGGGAATAAGCTGGGGTAGGAAGCCATCAGGAAGAGGCTGGAGTTGGGCCAGGGTGCTGGAAGCTGCTCATGTGCTTGGGGATTGGGGCTGGCTGTGGTGACCAGGGTCGGAGGTCGCACGGCAATGGCAGTCGGGGCCTGAATGGCAGCTTCACAGTTCACCTGAAAGCCTTGACCCCAGTCCTGCCCCTTCCTTTCTCCGCAGCGGCTGGCGTGGCTCACCGATTCCACAGTACTTGCGGCAAGAATGTGGCCCTGGAGGAGGATGGCACAAGGGCGGTACGTGCGGTGGGCTATGCGCATGGCCTGGTCTTCAGCACCAAGGAACTCAAGACGGAGGAAGTATTTGAGGTGCGCGGGGGGGCCCTTGTGGCAGGGCCAGGCTGCTTCctgtcctcctgctcctgctAGTGCCggctgctgtgctctctctccctctcttttaccCCCTCAGGTGAAAGTAGAGGAACTGGATGAGAAGTGGGCGGGCTCCCTCCGGCTGGGGCTGACCACACTAGCGCCCGGGGAGATGGGGCCTGGCGCAGGTGGGGGCCCagggctgcctccctccctcccggagCTCCGGACAAAGACCACCTGGATGGTGTCCAGCTGTGAAGTGAGGCGTGACGGGCAGCTCCAGAGGATGAACTACGGCCGGAGCCTGGAGAGGCTGGGGGTGACACTGTTGGCTCCAGGGACGGGGTGGAGGTGGGCAcatgggtgagggggtggggggctgagcaTCTGTGCTTGTGTCACCTCGATCCTAGGTGGGGAGCCGCGTGGGCATTCGTCGGGGCGCAGATGACACGATGCACATCCTGGTGGATGGAGAGGACATGGGGCCCGCAGCTACCGGCATTGCCAAGGTGGGTCTGAGACGTTTCTTGGGTTTGGGGGTGCAGGCTGGAGGCCCCCTGCGGGTGTCTAACTCCTGCATCTACCTCCTGCCCCCAGAATGTGTGGGCCGTGCTGGATCTCTACGGGCCGGTACGGAGTGTGTCTGTGGTCAGCTCCACAAGGCTGGAGGAGCCCGAGGGCACCCAGCCTCCATCTCCCAGCTCGGACACGGGCAGCGAGGCCGAGGAAGATGACGATGGGGAGGAGCACAGCTTGAGAGTGAGAGGCTGTGTGGGGCACACAGGGCATGTGGATGGCCACTCAGTGGGCCGTCGGACACCGGGGTGTTCCGGGGTTCTCTGATCCTGCCCCAGGTCGCAGAGGCGTAGACGCAAGCTCTGTGTCAACGCCAGGCGGAGGGTGGGGCGAGGCAGCTGGGCCTCGCATGGACAACCCCAGCAGCCCATCTCTGCTCCATGCCAGGGTCAGAGTCAAGTGGCCATGATGTCGACGTCACTGGAGTTCCTGGAGAACCATGGGAAGAATATCCTTTTGTCCAACGGGAACCGTACGGCCACACGCGTAGCCAGCTACAACCAGGGCATCGTTGTCATCAACCAGCCCCTGGTGCCCCAGCTCCTAGTCCAGGTGGGCATTTGCTCCTTAACCTGCTGCAGCTCTTCCTGTGTGGGGTGACCCAGGGCCAACCCTCCTGGAGAAAACCTTTCCATTTGAGGGCAAGGTAGAGGCAGCCCCCTTGGATGAGCTTCATGGGCTGTGATTCGTTCATACCCTGTGGTGGGGTTTGTGCGTGGACTGTGTGGAAGGCCCACCTGGTAGCTGGTGAGGGAAGCAGTGGGGATGGGCTGGCGGGGTCCCAAGAAAGACACTTGGTACTACGTGTGGGTGCAGAGAGGGCTTTCCAGTGGAGCAGGCCTTCCTGCTacaggaaggaaataaatgaacCCGCTGTTTGCAGTCCCTCCCTGCCTCAGCAGGGGGGACATTGCAGGGCTCCCCTCCGGGAGGTGCCAGCCTCCAtccctggctggggtggggagcctCTTCCCAGAGGGCCATGATCCCGGAGTGGCCGCCTTTCCCTTCCAGGTGCGGATAGACTTCCTGAACCGGCAGTGGACATCTTCCCTGGTCCTGGGAGTCATCACCTGCCCGCCTGAGAGGCTCAACTTCCCTGCTTCTGCCTGCGCCCTCAAACGGGCAGCCTGGCTGCTGCGGGGCCGGGGCATCTTCCACAATGGTCTCAAGGTGGgtagggagcagggggaggggagagggccagGACTCAGCGTTGGGCAGGGCTGGCCCACAGGTTGAAGTGGGGCCTCCAGCCGTGGTGGTGAGGCCACAGGTATAAAGGTGCACTGTAGGGAAAGACTATGGGGTTGGGGGAGCAAGAGCGGGAGCATCATCATCGGAACTCTGGGGCGTCCTGTGtctttctgcatccttgccattGAGAATGTTGTAGGGGAGGACAAAGGGAAGCAGACTGTAGGTATTTGAGAGATGGGGTGGAGCCTGGGCAGAGGGCGAGCATGGTGTCAAAGCCCTGGCATTGGCAGTCCCAAGTAGGTGAAGGGCTATATGGACTACAGTGGGCAGTGGGCAGCCTTGGCTGCTGCCGGTGGGAGTCTGATCTTTGGGAAGACAGTAGGTCTCTCTTCCTAGATTTGTGAGAAGTTTGGGCCAAATCTGGACACGTGTCCTGAAGGCACCATCCTGGGGCTGCGGCTAGACAGCTCTGGGGGCCTGCATCTCCACGTCAATGGGATGGACCAGGGGGTGGCGGTATCAGATGTCCCCCAGCCCTGCCATGCGCTTGTGGACCTCTATGGGCAGTGTGAGCAGGTGAGCGGCAAcaagggcctggggtggggcagtCTGTGATCTGGGAGCCAGTTAGCaggccctgggggctcagtcacaCTCATCACACTCTCTCCGGCAGGTGACAATCGTGAGTCCTGAACCAGGGGCAGCCAGTGGGAAGAGTGCTGGAACCCAAGGGGACATGGAGAAAGCGGACATGGTGGATGGTGAGCCAGCCCACAGGGCCGggcctctccccagccctgtCCCACCCCGTCGCCCCAACTCCCGTGACCCGTGCCCCCCTCTGTCCTGTCAGGTATCAAGGAAAGTGTGTGCTGGGGCCCCCTGCCAGCTGCCAGCCCTCTCAAGAGCTGCGAGTACCACGCCCTCTGCTCCCGCTTCCAAGAACTGCTGTTGCTTCCTGGTGAGTGTCTGGGTGAGTGCCCGGTCATCCAGAGCCTGCCTCACCCCTTGGACCATTGCTGGGCTGTGCTCAGAGCCCCGGGAACCAGCAGGAAGGGGTCTGTGTGCTGGAGGCCCAGGGCGGGAGCTGTAGCGCCCACACTGCTCCTCACTTTTTCACAGAGGACTATTTCATGCCTCCACCCAAGCGGAGCCTGTGCTACTGTGAGTCTTGCCGGAAGCTTCGAGGTGACGAGGCCCACAGGCGCCGTGGGGAGCCCCCCCGGGAATACGCGCTGCCCTTCGGCTGGTGCAGGTTCAATCTCAGGTACACGCAGGGCAGGGTCATGCGTCTGCTTTCGTGCTCTTTCTTCCTTGACGAAGGAGGCTCCCAAGAGGGTGCGTGGAAGAAGCCACAGAACCTTTACTGGTCGAGGGGAGGATCTTTGTCCAGTCTGCCCGGTCTACACCCTAGGGTGAATCCCCGCCTGGAAGCTGGAACGATGACTAAGAAGTGGCACATGGCATATCACGGGAGCAACGTGGCAGCCATCCGGAGGGTGCTAGACCGAGGAGAGCTGGGAGCAGGtccgggggcaggggcagagaagggGCAAGCCAGGCCTGGGCCAGGAGGCTCTCCCTGCAGGCACCGCCTCCATCCTGACTGGCTCTCCCCGCAGGCACCGCCTCCATCCTGAGCTGCCGGCCCTTGAAAGGCAAGCCTGGGGTGGGGTTTGAGGAGCCTGGCGAGAACTGCGCCCCACCCCGGGAGGAGCAGCCCCCTTCCGTCTTGCTGTCCCCCTCCCTCCAGTATGCTGGGGCCGAGACCCTAGCGTCCAAAGTGCAGTGAGTACATGGGGGCTGGGACTGGGGTCTCCATGGCTTCCCATTGGTGTCCCCGCTGTGACACTTGGGTCTTGTCTCACTCTAGCACATTTACTGTTGAAGGTGACTAGTACTGTGGAAATAAAAGTAGAGTGGGAC
This region includes:
- the NEURL4 gene encoding neuralized-like protein 4 isoform X5, giving the protein MAAGSGGSGGSGGGPGPGPGGGGGPGGSGAGPGSGGELHPRTGRLVSLSACGRTARRQQPGQEFNHGLVLSREPLRDGRVFTVRIDRKVNSWSGSIEIGVTALDPSVLDFPSSATGLKGGSWVVSGCSVLRDGRSVLEEYGQDLDQLGEGDRVGVERTVAGELRLWVNGRDCGVAATGLPARVWAVVDLYGKCTQITVLPPEPGFSPPAPIPTPPLEPSAPPEDSTLTEQATSGDEAFMVSPAQPRPETFPNSLESHNDFASMELSEVVGNAILSAYNGGLLNVNLSSPPAGEGLGSGGAATSPILTSNDALLFHEKCGTLIKLSNNNKTAERRRPLDEFNNGVVMTNRPLRDNEMFEIRIDKLVDKWSGSIEIGVTTHNPNNLEYPATMTNLQSGTIMMSGCGILTNGKGTRREYCEFSLDELQEGDHIGLTRKSNSALHFFINGIDQGVATPLTPPVVYGVVDLYGMAVKVTIVHNNNHSDRLRRNNAILRALSPEGALRRATPATQAEPERLLFHPNCGQKAAITHEGRTALRPQYGPCATDDFNHGVVLSSRALRDGEVFQVRIDKMVDKWAGSIEIGVTTHNPAYLQLPSTMTNLRSGTWMMTGNGVMHNGTTILDEYGHNLDRLKVGEQAGDTVGVVRREDGTLHFFVNGMTQGPAAWNVPPGVYAVVDLYGQAAQATIVDDVEVPPAPEPLSEGNNQVSPSSPSSGAGGSDLRFHQLHGSNAVITNGGRTALRHNCRSEFNDAIVISNRALRDGELFEIVIQKMVDRWSGSIEAGVTAIRPEDLEFPNTMTDIDYDTWMLSGTAIMQDGNTMRNNYGCDLDALGTGARIGMMRTAKGDLHYFINGQDQGAACSGLPPGKEVYAVVDLYGQCVQVSITNATGPMDNSLATSNTATEKSFPLHSPAAGVAHRFHSTCGKNVALEEDGTRAVRAVGYAHGLVFSTKELKTEEVFEVKVEELDEKWAGSLRLGLTTLAPGEMGPGAGGGPGLPPSLPELRTKTTWMVSSCEVRRDGQLQRMNYGRSLERLGVGSRVGIRRGADDTMHILVDGEDMGPAATGIAKNVWAVLDLYGPVRSVSVVSSTRLEEPEGTQPPSPSSDTGSEAEEDDDGEEHSLRGQSQVAMMSTSLEFLENHGKNILLSNGNRTATRVASYNQGIVVINQPLVPQLLVQVRIDFLNRQWTSSLVLGVITCPPERLNFPASACALKRAAWLLRGRGIFHNGLKICEKFGPNLDTCPEGTILGLRLDSSGGLHLHVNGMDQGVAVSDVPQPCHALVDLYGQCEQVTIVSPEPGAASGKSAGTQGDMEKADMVDGIKESVCWGPLPAASPLKSCEYHALCSRFQELLLLPEDYFMPPPKRSLCYCESCRKLRGGSQEGAWKKPQNLYWSRGGSLSSLPGLHPRVNPRLEAGTMTKKWHMAYHGSNVAAIRRVLDRGELGAGTASILSCRPLKGKPGVGFEEPGENCAPPREEQPPSVLLSPSLQYAGAETLASKVQFRDPKSQRTHQAQVAFQVCVRPGSYTPGPPSATLREPPDPHFSPAELEWITKEKGATLLYALLVRVE
- the NEURL4 gene encoding neuralized-like protein 4 isoform X4, with product MAAGSGGSGGSGGGPGPGPGGGGGPGGSGAGPGSGGELHPRTGRLVSLSACGRTARRQQPGQEFNHGLVLSREPLRDGRVFTVRIDRKVNSWSGSIEIGVTALDPSVLDFPSSATGLKGGSWVVSGCSVLRDGRSVLEEYGQDLDQLGEGDRVGVERTVAGELRLWVNGRDCGVAATGLPARVWAVVDLYGKCTQITVLPPEPGFSPPAPIPTPPLEPSAPPEDSTLTEQATSGDEAFMVSPAQPRPETFPNSLESHNDFASMELSEVVGNAILSAYNGGLLNVNLSSPPAGEGLGSGGAATSPILTSNDALLFHEKCGTLIKLSNNNKTAERRRPLDEFNNGVVMTNRPLRDNEMFEIRIDKLVDKWSGSIEIGVTTHNPNNLEYPATMTNLQSGTIMMSGCGILTNGKGTRREYCEFSLDELQEGDHIGLTRKSNSALHFFINGIDQGVATPLTPPVVYGVVDLYGMAVKVTIVHNNNHSDRLRRNNAILRALSPEGALRRATPATQAEPERLLFHPNCGQKAAITHEGRTALRPQYGPWCGEKPAAGTLTGSEEGWRSRSATDDFNHGVVLSSRALRDGEVFQVRIDKMVDKWAGSIEIGVTTHNPAYLQLPSTMTNLRSGTWMMTGNGVMHNGTTILDEYGHNLDRLKAGDTVGVVRREDGTLHFFVNGMTQGPAAWNVPPGVYAVVDLYGQAAQATIVDDVEVPPAPEPLSEGNNQVSPSSPSSGAGGSDLRFHQLHGSNAVITNGGRTALRHNCRSEFNDAIVISNRALRDGELFEIVIQKMVDRWSGSIEAGVTAIRPEDLEFPNTMTDIDYDTWMLSGTAIMQDGNTMRNNYGCDLDALGTGARIGMMRTAKGDLHYFINGQDQGAACSGLPPGKEVYAVVDLYGQCVQVSITNATGPMDNSLATSNTATEKSFPLHSPAAGVAHRFHSTCGKNVALEEDGTRAVRAVGYAHGLVFSTKELKTEEVFEVKVEELDEKWAGSLRLGLTTLAPGEMGPGAGGGPGLPPSLPELRTKTTWMVSSCEVRRDGQLQRMNYGRSLERLGVGSRVGIRRGADDTMHILVDGEDMGPAATGIAKNVWAVLDLYGPVRSVSVVSSTRLEEPEGTQPPSPSSDTGSEAEEDDDGEEHSLRGQSQVAMMSTSLEFLENHGKNILLSNGNRTATRVASYNQGIVVINQPLVPQLLVQVRIDFLNRQWTSSLVLGVITCPPERLNFPASACALKRAAWLLRGRGIFHNGLKICEKFGPNLDTCPEGTILGLRLDSSGGLHLHVNGMDQGVAVSDVPQPCHALVDLYGQCEQVTIVSPEPGAASGKSAGTQGDMEKADMVDGIKESVCWGPLPAASPLKSCEYHALCSRFQELLLLPEDYFMPPPKRSLCYCESCRKLRGGSQEGAWKKPQNLYWSRGGSLSSLPGLHPRVNPRLEAGTMTKKWHMAYHGSNVAAIRRVLDRGELGAGTASILSCRPLKGKPGVGFEEPGENCAPPREEQPPSVLLSPSLQYAGAETLASKVQFRDPKSQRTHQAQVAFQVCVRPGSYTPGPPSATLREPPDPHFSPAELEWITKEKGATLLYALLVRVE